Genomic segment of Dromaius novaehollandiae isolate bDroNov1 chromosome 6, bDroNov1.hap1, whole genome shotgun sequence:
aaaattaattttaaaatatgagaatGAGGTGCCTCACTAAAAAAAAGCCATTAGCTAATGGGTTCTGTGAGTATATAATTTACTTAAAATTTTGAaggtgttttttctcctttctcacatTAGTTGGAAGACGTTATAGACATAAAAGTACGTTTATTGGTTGAAACAAATCTTTTATTCTTACACATAGCTGGTTTCTGTTTCAATTGAAATTCTGCTTTGTAAATTGCTGAGACTTTCTTTTATGCAAAAGATCAGCTGgaccaaagagagagagatgttttATCAGGGTCTCAACTTTACTACTTGTGTGGCTGGGCTTCCAAGACAGCAGGGTGGTCTGTTGACACACAGGTTCATGGTTGCTCtgctattctgctttttttttcatgcacaaaTCCCTAAAAGTATAGAAAATGTAGGTGAAAATTTGGTATCGTAGAGAGGGCAGAGAGGAGGACAGACAGTTCAGGCAACTGCAGTTGTAGCAGATTTCTTGAATGTTGTTCctttgtttgatttttccagGTTAAGGTGAACATCCTAGGAGATGTAGTTGACCAGGGAAGTACAACTCTAAGTATTGACAGTGCAGGATTCAGTCCACATGTGGCCATCTACTCCACACGTCCTGATGTCAGATGTGTAATACACATACATACCCCTGCAACAGCAGCGGTAAGTCTTCCTGCTTCTAGCATAAGGTGTAGAAGAAAACAAGCTTACCTTGGGAATTTAGATcagctttctgcagctgaatCACTGCTcacaacagttttgtttttttttttttttaacatcaattTAATTATTCATGACTACACTGATAGAAAAGGCTGATTCCGTGAGGTTATAAAATCAGCAGAGTAGGAGGGCTGGGTCACCACAGTGAAAAGATGATCAGATATGATGGTACTCAGGCTGAGGATGAAGCAAAGTATACAGTTTGCACAATCTTTATTTATAGCATCTCATACCATATAATGTGCTATATACATTGTCATTTGGATTATGCAACTATGTTTTTAAATGACTGTATTAGTTCAGTTCTGGTTTACCTCCCTATTTAAAAAGTTGTAATTAAAATATGAGTTATAATTATGGCACAATTAAGTAGGCATGTAAACTGGACTGTATGACCATGATAAAAATGTAAGGAGACTTGAAGAAGTTGCTTCGAGATAAATAGTTAAATTCCATgttgtatataaatacatatatatgcattattTGACTAGAGACAGAAAAAGGAATGGctagcttcttttttttataCCAGCATTTTAGTTAAAAACACCAGGAAAGCAGGAACAAATACTATGTAGGTGTATGGTGAGAATTAAATATGGATGAAATTCACAGAAATTTATTTGGGTTAATTTGTCCTCTTCTACCATTAACCTATTCCTAAGTTAAGTAACAGTAGCTCTCTAACCCTATAGGAAGCTAAACTTGGTAAAGCATTAAGGTATTATTTCTCAGCTTCTATTGTGGAGAGGTTGTCTCTTTTCTAGCAAAGATGTAATTTACAGCCCACTAAGGCTCTTGGAGAAAAAGAGTGATTGAGATACGggttttaaaagacttttttgtcCTACTTATCAGTGCTTCATTTTCTTGAAACAGGTTTCATCTATGAAGTGTGGTATACTTCCCATATCACAAGAGGCTCTGATTCTGGGAGATGTTGCTTATTACAATTACCAGGGATCTCTTGATGAGCAGGAGGAGAGAATTCAGCTTCAGAAAGTTCTTGGACCCAGTTGCAAGGTATTCAACCTCCTTCACGTTTTTCTTAAACAATTTTCATGCACCGTGCCAGTTTCTACCATTTAACATTAGTGGCTTTATTTACTAGGTACTGGTCTTGAGAAACCATGGTGTGGTAGCACTGGGAGAGACACTGGAAGAAGCATTCCACTATATTTTCAATGTGCAACTGGCCTGTGAAACACAGGTGAGACAGGATTTGTCAGTATTTGGCTTCAAAAGCTTGTGCTAATGAGTTACAGATTATGTTGTAGATGGGAAAATCTCTAATGTTAGTAAGTATTTAGAGTTGTGAAATCCAGTATAATATGCCAGGTTAAAATCAGAGAAATTGAAGTAATCAGGAAAACATAGATGGAACAACACGAATACTGTGTCACCTCTCTTAGAATGTGTCCCGGTCTTGTTCGGCTCTGACGCATACAGGTTTTGTGCCATAGTGTGGAGAGTGAGCGTCAGGCATTAGGAGATGAAAGATACAGTAGTACTCCTTGCATGTGGAGATGTGACTCAAGATATTGAGATATCTAGCTCATTTATCAAAGCTGAATGTCGTGCCAAGGAAGAGAAGCTTTAGCCTATGATCACAAAGAATTgcaaaaccaaataaacaaaAGGTCTTTGGAGGAATGGTAGAgggtgcatttaaaaataaactgagtCCCCAAATCAATGGTTTCCATTTTGTCTAACTTCTGCTGTCTAATTAGATATGTAGGTATTATCTATAATGTAGGGAGATACCACTGGAAGTGCCCTTACCTTCCGTAACTCTAACCTCATCCCCAGAAACTTCATCGCTTTGCTTTTTCATGTTCCCTAGCAATCCTGTCCTCCCAAGTACGCCTCTCGAGGGGAAATGCAAATGGCAGTCTCCcactcttttcctctcctccgtCTCCTTGCCGTTCACTTTGAATTCTGTCACTCATCCACTTTGAAATCTATATCAAAATGAAAGATATTCATAGTCTTGTGatataaaaaattctttttaggAGTAAAAGAGCTAGTGTTTGAATCTGTTCCTTTTAAAGTGCAATTATTAGCAGATAGTATCATTCAATAAGaatcattttttatatatttcagtgtatttttgcaTAGGAAAAAACTAACCTGAGAAAAAACTGCAGCTTGCATGTTGAGTGTGTTTTTCCTGGGAATTCAGACAAGCGGAGGATTCCAAAAAATTTTCCACAAATGAAATATATTCTTTAACGTCTTTAGGTTCATGCATTAGCTGGAGCAGGTGGAGTAGACAATCTCCTACTACTAGATGTGCAGAAGTTCAAGCCTCTCACACATGCTttggcagcagctggaggaggtggAGTTAATATGGCTGCACAACAAAAATGGAAAGTTGGGGAGCAAGAGTTTGAAGCACTCATGAGGATGCTAGACAACCTGGTAAGAACACATTTTTGGCATTGTACGTATAGTCTTGTAAGCTACTGAATATAGGATTAGGAGTCTGCAAAGAGAATGATTCTTTCTGGTTTCTCTGTGAATTTGAAAATAAAGGGGAAGTAGTATTTACTGTATGTTTAATCTCTTCTGTTTGGCTTAGCTTTTATTATGCCAGTTTATTTGAAAACTTTAATCTGTCTTTAAAAGAATTTGTAATGTTTTGAACTTAAACTTTGTCCTGCCCATCTCACAAGCATTACTATTTTCTCTTTATAGTAGCCTACTAGTACAAATATTTTTTAGTCACTACCATAGTAAATAGACTTTGAAAGTTCCATGTATATTTagttattaattttaatattagATTTTAGCCATTTAAAATTGtgtactggaaaaaagaaaataagatcatAATTATTGCTTgtgaaatacttattttacacTATGAATTCTGGAACAGCCTTTTAATACGAGTGAGAAATGGGGTGGCATCATGAATTAGAATATGTCATTGTGCAAGGTAGTTAAATGTCGTCTTGAATGCTACCTGAGTGGCAACTCAAGCAGGAAGGTTGTTCCCTGGTTCTCATTCACAAAGATGGGAAAAAGGTGAAGTTTGAGTGGTGTTTGGTCTGATTGTACGAGATATTTTAAATGGGTTAATAAGCAAATAGGGTGAATGAATGGTGAAGGATATCACCAATCCGTTCTTTGAAGAGGGCAGCACAACCTTTTTCTGATCTCCTTTTACCTCCGCAGGGATACAGAACTGGCTATGCCTATCGGCAACCATTAGTCAGAGAAAAACCCAGACATAAGAGTGATGTCGAGATCCCGGCCACTGTGACTGCCTTCTCCTTTGAAGATGATGCAGTCCCGCTTTCCCCCCTCAAATTCCTGGCCCAAAGACAGCAGAGGGAGAAGACAAGATGGCTGAACTCTCCAAATACCTACTTGAAAGTGAACGTGCCTGAGGAGTCGTGGAACGGAGAAGCTAGTCCCAGAACTAAGATCACGGTAGGTAGACAGCCAGGCCGTTCCTCCTACTCTCACTCTGCTAGGGAGAAAGCAAATTGCACTCAGTTTATATGAGGAAATCTTTAAAGGGATTAGCAAATTAGTTAATCAAGCAGATAAAAATAGGCTGTTGAGAGATTTAATGGCATTAGTACTGAAGGCTTCTTACTTTTGTTACTGTTTGGAAAAGTAACAGTTTATGATAAAATTTAACAGTGGTTTCTCTTTTGTTACTAACTCCTCTGATTCCTACAGTAGGAAGTAGTTTTTCTACTCTATCTTTTTGTGCTATTAATTATCCACCAGACCTTCTCATCTCTATATGAGGAGGATACAAGCTTTAATTCTTCTCTCACTGTCCCTCCCCCGGTGTTTGTGAGCCTGCTAAAACTCTGCAGTCTGTCAGCGTTATTGCTTCTGATGATGATGACCAAGGTTTGCCTTCTGTTTTGCCTTACCAAAATGCTTCCAGTACGTTTTCAGCCCGGAGAGAGAGAGCTCTCTTGTCAGACTGAGAGAAGCATGGTGTTTGTGATCAGGCTAGTGCAGTTGCATGATGCACTCCGAAATACATGAGCTCCCCCTCCTGGCAGGTCAGCggttttttaaaattaaattcacaCAAAACATCCGCAGTGACAGATGTACTTAAAACCTTGCTTACAAAGGAAGAACTTTCAGACAGAATTTGTGACTAGCAGAGGTGGGAGTTGACTGTATGAATGCAGAATAAGAAAGGACAGACTCTGGAGTCAGCAGATCTATGCAGCAGTTGCCAGGAAGGGTGATCCTCTCAAAATACAATTTCATTAGTATGCAGTTTGCATTGCACTTTGCaagagtgtattttatttcagtgctcACTGAGAGTAGTCTTCACAGTGTCTGTTCAAGGCAACTTAAGTCTCCTTGGGTAACTTAGGTTTCTTTTGTGGGTGTCAGGCAGAATTGAGAATAGAATCAGGAAGTCTTCTCTATGTATCTGTTCTCTGACCATAAGATAATGCTCTGATAATTGTCCCTCACCCTATCATGCCATTTTTagcataatattttttctttaagtggaTGAAAGCTGATGACTCTTCCAAGACTAGTGGAGGAACGCCAATCAAAATTGAAGATCCAAACCAATTTGTTCCTTTAAATACAAACCCAAATGAAGTGTTGGAAAAGagaaataaggtaaaataagtgAATTAAAGAAAACTGTAAGATTTCTGACTATAATTATATGTTCAAGTAATGATTCAACACAGcagtaaaataacattttcaagtCATTTTACAGAAAGGTTTCTGAGGTTACTTGTGCTTTTGGCAGTAAATATATGTATGCAAATATATAATACATGTAAACGCTCTATATAaagatacaaatatataaattttGAATACAACAGGATGGTGAATGATGAGCGTTAACTCTGGAAACGATGGACTAAAAATGTTAGTCCACACTATTTAGCAATATCTTTAGTGGATAATTAGGTGTAGATCTGAACTGAATTGCTCT
This window contains:
- the ADD3 gene encoding gamma-adducin isoform X3, yielding MKKGNNPTGLLALQQIADYITASSFAGFSSSSLSHGMVTPINDLAGIDTSSFVKGEKLTRCKLASLYRLADLFGWAHLSNSYITVRVSKEHDHILIIPRGLSFSEASASNLVKVNILGDVVDQGSTTLSIDSAGFSPHVAIYSTRPDVRCVIHIHTPATAAVSSMKCGILPISQEALILGDVAYYNYQGSLDEQEERIQLQKVLGPSCKVLVLRNHGVVALGETLEEAFHYIFNVQLACETQVHALAGAGGVDNLLLLDVQKFKPLTHALAAAGGGGVNMAAQQKWKVGEQEFEALMRMLDNLGYRTGYAYRQPLVREKPRHKSDVEIPATVTAFSFEDDAVPLSPLKFLAQRQQREKTRWLNSPNTYLKVNVPEESWNGEASPRTKITWMKADDSSKTSGGTPIKIEDPNQFVPLNTNPNEVLEKRNKIREQNRYDLKTAGPQSQLLAGIVVDKKPSPPMQFEEDEHAPPAPPNPFSHLTEKELEEYKKTIERKQLGLEDAEQELFSDDGSSVSQIQSQTQSPQNVPEKLEENHEDLYAQDANLLSAELPVVVVNGKDDAHEVEEDLTKRVSQLTTSTVESVEITIKTSEKIEEALSPEGSPSKSPSKKKKKFRTPSFLKKNKKKEKVEA